In Nitrospirota bacterium, a genomic segment contains:
- a CDS encoding DUF4258 domain-containing protein: MISIEKVKQIVQNENYEYYNHAITEAKKDGVEPEDIVYVLLTGKIIERYPARQRILIYGMMLNGLPLHVVCDYSDKEMMYIPTVYIPTDGEWINNYQRRRKRGKK, from the coding sequence TGTACAAAATGAAAACTATGAGTATTACAATCATGCTATTACTGAGGCCAAAAAGGATGGAGTTGAGCCAGAGGACATTGTTTATGTGTTACTCACCGGGAAGATCATCGAGAGGTACCCGGCAAGACAGAGGATTTTAATCTATGGGATGATGCTGAATGGATTGCCTTTGCATGTCGTTTGTGATTACTCAGATAAAGAGATGATGTATATTCCTACAGTGTATATTCCGACCGATGGGGAATGGATAAACAATTATCAACGCCGGAGAAAGAGAGGAAAAAAGTAA